One genomic segment of bacterium includes these proteins:
- a CDS encoding transposase, producing the protein MRCDSFRHARRSIRLQGFDYRTPRAYFVTICTWNRFHLLGDVVDGSLKISPIGRVVRDCWQELPNKFPNAQLDEFVVMPNHLHGIIRLVGAPLMAPGNRAPTLGEVIRHFKAIATREVHRIDSSIPIWQRNYYERIIRVNGELERVRRYIRDNPKNWGNDPENM; encoded by the coding sequence GTGCGTTGCGACTCCTTCCGGCACGCGCGCCGTTCCATCCGCCTCCAAGGGTTCGATTATCGGACGCCGCGTGCCTATTTTGTAACGATCTGCACGTGGAATAGGTTTCATCTCCTTGGAGATGTCGTCGACGGGAGTTTAAAAATCAGCCCTATAGGTCGCGTCGTCCGCGATTGCTGGCAAGAATTGCCGAACAAATTTCCCAATGCGCAGTTGGATGAATTTGTCGTCATGCCTAACCATCTTCACGGGATTATTCGTCTTGTCGGGGCGCCATTGATGGCGCCCGGGAATCGAGCCCCGACGTTGGGCGAGGTCATTCGACATTTTAAGGCGATCGCAACCCGCGAAGTCCATCGCATTGATTCATCCATCCCCATTTGGCAGAGGAATTATTACGAAAGAATCATTCGGGTGAACGGCGAATTGGAACGGGTGCGGCGTTATATCCGGGATAATCCCAAAAATTGGGGAAACGATCCCGAAAACATGTAG